In one Aquabacterium sp. OR-4 genomic region, the following are encoded:
- a CDS encoding 3-deoxy-7-phosphoheptulonate synthase, whose protein sequence is MAPKSPSSHTSTDAGYGYTLSEKTSQTDDQRIQEVTPLPPPEHLIRFFPIAGTPVETLIADTRRSIRKQLEGKDDRLLVVIGPCSIHDPAAALEYARKLKTEREKYSDTLEIVMRVYFEKPRTTVGWKGLINDPYLDESYRIHEGLRIARQLLVDINRLGVPAGSEFLDVISPQYIGDLISWGAIGARTTESQVHRELASGLSAPIGFKNGTDGNLKIATDAIQAASRPHHFMSVHKNGQVAIVQTKGNKDCHVILRGGKKPNYDADSVAAAGAELAAAKLPEKLMVDCSHANSSKQHERQVDVARDIATQMAAGNRSIFGVMVESHLQAGAQKFSPGKDDVAKLAYGQSITDACIGWDDSLTVLQVLSDAVKGRRKAGK, encoded by the coding sequence ATGGCCCCGAAATCCCCCAGCAGCCACACCAGCACGGACGCGGGCTATGGCTACACGCTCAGCGAGAAGACCAGCCAGACCGACGACCAGCGCATCCAGGAGGTGACCCCCTTGCCGCCGCCCGAGCACCTGATCCGCTTCTTCCCGATTGCCGGCACGCCGGTGGAGACGCTGATCGCCGACACCCGCCGCAGCATCCGCAAGCAGCTCGAGGGCAAGGACGACCGCCTGCTGGTGGTCATCGGCCCCTGCTCGATCCACGACCCGGCCGCGGCGCTGGAGTACGCGCGCAAGCTCAAGACCGAGCGCGAGAAGTACAGCGACACGCTGGAGATCGTGATGCGCGTGTACTTCGAGAAGCCGCGCACCACGGTGGGCTGGAAGGGCCTGATCAATGACCCCTACCTCGACGAGAGCTACCGCATCCACGAAGGCCTGCGCATCGCGCGCCAGCTGCTGGTGGACATCAACCGCCTGGGCGTGCCGGCCGGCAGCGAGTTTCTCGACGTGATCAGCCCGCAGTACATCGGCGACCTGATCAGCTGGGGCGCGATCGGCGCGCGCACCACCGAAAGCCAGGTGCACCGCGAGCTGGCCTCGGGCCTCTCCGCCCCCATCGGCTTCAAGAACGGCACCGACGGCAACCTGAAGATCGCCACCGACGCGATCCAGGCCGCCAGCCGCCCGCACCACTTCATGAGCGTGCACAAGAACGGCCAGGTGGCCATCGTGCAGACCAAGGGCAACAAGGATTGCCACGTGATCCTGCGCGGCGGCAAGAAGCCCAACTACGACGCCGACAGCGTGGCCGCGGCCGGCGCCGAACTGGCCGCCGCCAAGCTGCCCGAGAAGCTGATGGTCGACTGCAGCCATGCCAACAGCAGCAAGCAGCATGAGCGGCAGGTGGATGTGGCGCGCGACATCGCCACGCAGATGGCCGCCGGCAACCGCAGCATCTTCGGCGTGATGGTGGAAAGCCACCTGCAGGCCGGCGCGCAGAAGTTCAGCCCGGGCAAGGACGACGTGGCCAAGCTGGCCTATGGCCAGAGCATCACCGACGCGTGCATCGGCTGGGACGACTCGCTGACCGTGCTGCAGGTGCTGAGCGACGCCGTCAAGGGCCGCCGCAAGGCCGGCAAGTAA
- a CDS encoding protein kinase domain-containing protein, translated as MRALFEQLQDLPAAARMAALAASGAGAAVCAEVLSLLAHVQDEADGDGQAAAPGARPAGFLATPAAALAGPLDGRLDGRLDAGLAGATAWHTGTEGGTHAGSHGDPAGAGGPGPADDAASIDRSGQRLGAWQVAGLLGHGGMGDVWRAHRADGAWDGTAAIKVLRRGMDSQAVLARFAREQRALARLDHPHIARLLDAGRTPDGLPYFVMEAVDGEPIDRACAGRPLAERLALFLQLADAVSHAHRQLLLHRDLKPSNVLVTRAAARGGGGEVKLLDFGIAKALDPLDGDAADAGGATVLGGRAFTPHYASPEQVRGEPVGTATDIYSLGVLLYVMLTGQRPYGRGATTAAAAARAVLDEAVPRPSSALPGDAPPLRALRRQLQGDLDNILLKALDKAPARRYASVDAFAADLRAWLAGFPVAARPLGWGRRAMRWVARHRATSAAAALAVGAVLASTVLAWHQAGRAEAQRALAQARMAQVRQLANQLVFKYHDQIAFLPGATPVREALLTDAADFLDKLRQDAATDTALAVELAGTYYRISKLQGIDPSIHTGRHDAAEANLAKALTLARAYAGQAGITMQALTDAVNMHVSRSELLQRTGQVAEADAALREGLALLERALARDARDTRALTSAIRLHGVHARILGNQVGQAALGRWQAACDSADRSRAAAEATLAADPVNIYLPDSLAFALREQAQCRQLDGRSAEALALVQQQRALRDQMAQKFPDDLDFRWQQALVRAHQAELQSALGQHAQALAGLTQARQLAGAAVAADRSNVAGQQRRDALELLHARLLAAAGQADAARQAVLQALARWPLPGSETGTRPGSGPASAAGAAGAAGAAGVAGVAGVAGVAGAAAAASAAKSARVASAPAAGTQHEPPVFAEQRPRAEARVWAARLWRAADPARALAWAREAEALLRPATAASPAGGSEASDANAVRRWWLAQAQAEVAAALAALGRSDEAAAAARQAQASWGPAHEVPPALRAARQALPAMPAP; from the coding sequence GTGCGCGCGCTGTTCGAGCAGCTGCAGGATCTGCCCGCCGCCGCGCGCATGGCCGCGCTGGCGGCCAGCGGCGCGGGCGCGGCGGTGTGCGCCGAGGTGCTGTCGCTGCTGGCCCATGTGCAGGACGAGGCCGATGGCGATGGCCAAGCCGCCGCGCCCGGCGCCCGCCCCGCCGGCTTTCTGGCCACGCCGGCCGCCGCGCTGGCCGGCCCGCTGGATGGTCGGCTGGATGGTCGGCTGGATGCCGGCCTTGCCGGCGCCACCGCCTGGCACACCGGCACCGAGGGCGGCACTCACGCTGGCAGCCACGGCGACCCGGCCGGCGCCGGCGGGCCGGGCCCTGCCGACGATGCGGCGTCCATCGACCGCAGCGGCCAGCGCCTGGGCGCCTGGCAGGTGGCGGGCCTGCTGGGCCACGGCGGCATGGGCGATGTCTGGCGCGCTCACCGCGCCGACGGCGCCTGGGACGGCACGGCGGCCATCAAGGTGCTGCGCCGCGGCATGGATTCGCAGGCCGTGCTGGCGCGCTTTGCGCGGGAGCAGCGCGCGCTGGCGCGGCTGGATCACCCGCACATCGCGCGCCTGCTCGATGCCGGCCGCACGCCCGACGGCCTGCCCTACTTCGTGATGGAGGCGGTGGACGGCGAGCCGATCGACCGCGCCTGCGCCGGCCGGCCGCTGGCCGAGCGTCTGGCGCTGTTTCTGCAGCTGGCCGATGCGGTGAGCCATGCCCACCGCCAGCTGCTGCTGCACCGCGATCTCAAGCCCAGCAACGTGCTGGTCACGCGCGCGGCGGCCCGTGGCGGCGGCGGCGAGGTCAAGCTGCTCGACTTCGGCATCGCCAAAGCGCTCGATCCGCTGGACGGCGATGCCGCTGATGCCGGCGGCGCCACCGTGCTGGGCGGGCGTGCCTTCACGCCGCACTACGCCAGCCCCGAGCAGGTGCGCGGCGAGCCGGTGGGCACGGCCACCGACATCTACAGCCTGGGCGTGCTGCTGTACGTGATGCTCACCGGCCAGCGCCCCTATGGCCGCGGCGCCACCACCGCCGCCGCGGCCGCCCGCGCGGTGCTCGACGAGGCCGTGCCACGGCCCAGCAGCGCGCTGCCGGGCGACGCGCCGCCGCTGCGCGCACTGCGTCGCCAGCTGCAGGGCGATCTCGACAACATCCTGCTCAAGGCGCTCGACAAGGCGCCGGCCCGCCGCTACGCCAGCGTCGACGCCTTTGCCGCCGACCTGCGCGCCTGGCTGGCCGGGTTTCCGGTGGCGGCGCGGCCGCTGGGCTGGGGCCGGCGCGCCATGCGCTGGGTGGCCCGCCACCGCGCCACCAGCGCCGCGGCGGCGCTGGCGGTGGGCGCGGTGCTGGCCTCCACCGTGCTGGCCTGGCACCAGGCCGGCCGTGCCGAGGCCCAGCGCGCGCTGGCCCAGGCGCGCATGGCGCAGGTGCGGCAGCTGGCCAACCAGCTGGTGTTCAAGTACCACGACCAGATCGCCTTCCTGCCCGGTGCCACGCCGGTGCGCGAGGCCTTGCTGACCGATGCCGCCGACTTTCTCGACAAGCTGCGCCAGGACGCCGCCACCGACACCGCGCTGGCGGTCGAGCTGGCCGGCACCTACTACCGCATCAGCAAGCTGCAGGGCATCGACCCGTCCATCCACACCGGCCGCCACGATGCCGCCGAGGCCAACCTGGCCAAGGCGCTGACGCTGGCCCGCGCCTATGCCGGGCAGGCCGGCATCACCATGCAGGCGCTCACCGACGCGGTGAACATGCATGTCAGCCGCAGTGAGCTGCTGCAGCGCACCGGTCAGGTGGCCGAGGCCGATGCCGCGCTGCGCGAGGGCCTGGCCCTGCTCGAGCGTGCGCTGGCGCGCGACGCGCGCGACACGCGGGCGCTGACCAGCGCCATCCGCCTGCACGGCGTGCATGCGCGCATCCTGGGCAACCAGGTCGGCCAGGCCGCGCTGGGCCGCTGGCAGGCCGCCTGCGACAGCGCCGACCGCTCGCGCGCCGCGGCCGAGGCCACGCTGGCGGCCGACCCGGTCAACATCTACCTGCCCGACAGCCTGGCCTTTGCACTGCGCGAGCAGGCGCAGTGCCGCCAGCTCGACGGCCGCAGCGCCGAGGCGCTGGCCCTGGTGCAGCAGCAGCGGGCGTTGCGCGACCAGATGGCGCAGAAGTTTCCCGACGACCTCGACTTTCGCTGGCAGCAGGCCCTGGTGCGCGCCCACCAGGCCGAGCTGCAGTCGGCGCTGGGCCAGCACGCGCAGGCGCTGGCCGGCCTGACCCAGGCGCGGCAGCTGGCCGGCGCGGCGGTGGCGGCCGACCGCAGCAACGTGGCCGGCCAGCAGCGCCGCGATGCCCTGGAGCTGTTGCACGCCCGGCTGCTGGCCGCCGCCGGCCAGGCCGACGCGGCGCGGCAGGCGGTGCTGCAGGCGCTGGCGCGCTGGCCGCTGCCGGGTTCTGAGACAGGAACACGGCCGGGGTCAGGGCCAGCGAGTGCAGCGGGTGCAGCGGGTGCAGCGGGTGCAGCGGGTGTTGCGGGTGTTGCGGGTGTTGCGGGTGTTGCGGGTGCTGCCGCCGCGGCCAGCGCCGCCAAATCGGCCAGGGTGGCCTCGGCCCCCGCGGCCGGCACGCAGCACGAGCCGCCGGTTTTTGCCGAGCAACGCCCGCGCGCCGAGGCGCGGGTGTGGGCCGCCCGGCTGTGGCGTGCGGCCGACCCGGCGCGCGCCCTGGCCTGGGCGCGCGAGGCCGAGGCCTTGCTGCGGCCGGCCACCGCGGCCAGCCCGGCTGGCGGGTCTGAGGCGAGCGATGCCAATGCGGTGCGCCGCTGGTGGCTGGCCCAGGCCCAGGCTGAGGTGGCGGCGGCGCTGGCCGCCTTGGGCCGCAGCGACGAAGCCGCCGCCGCGGCGCGCCAGGCCCAGGCCAGCTGGGGGCCGGCGCACGAGGTGCCGCCGGCGCTGCGGGCCGCCCGCCAGGCGCTGCCGGCCATGCCGGCGCCCTGA
- a CDS encoding bifunctional helix-turn-helix transcriptional regulator/GNAT family N-acetyltransferase: MASMTWPEPPPPPDPATARAADAVDAPDAAAIAAVRRFNRFYTRHAGVLAPYLGSPLTLTEVRVLYELAHQPAPVASQLARALGLDGGYLSRILKRFEQAGWLQRASSTRDARQSLLSLTAAGQAVLAPLQQKSCDEAAALLAPLPVADRQAVVAAMGRIEALLQPAAAGNGRALTRTALLREPVPGDLGWVVQQHAELYAREHGFDSRFEGLVAGIVADHVRQFQPGFERCWMAELDGQRAGSVFVVRQSAHTAQLRLLLLRPEARGLGLGGRLTDACIAFARQAGYREMVLGTQRSLEAARAIYASRGFVCVASEPHSDYGTPQVAETWRLALA; this comes from the coding sequence ATGGCAAGCATGACCTGGCCTGAACCCCCGCCGCCGCCCGACCCGGCGACCGCCCGTGCCGCCGATGCCGTTGACGCCCCCGATGCCGCCGCCATTGCCGCGGTGCGGCGCTTCAACCGCTTCTACACCCGGCACGCCGGCGTGCTGGCGCCGTACCTGGGCAGCCCGCTCACGCTCACCGAGGTGCGTGTGCTGTACGAGCTGGCGCACCAGCCGGCGCCGGTGGCCAGCCAGCTGGCCCGGGCGCTGGGGCTGGATGGCGGCTACCTCAGCCGCATCCTCAAGCGCTTCGAGCAGGCCGGCTGGCTGCAGCGTGCCAGCAGCACCCGCGATGCGCGGCAAAGCCTGCTGAGCCTCACCGCCGCCGGGCAGGCGGTGCTGGCGCCGCTGCAGCAGAAATCCTGCGACGAGGCCGCGGCCCTGCTGGCCCCGCTGCCGGTGGCCGACCGCCAGGCCGTGGTGGCGGCCATGGGCCGGATCGAGGCCTTGCTGCAGCCGGCCGCCGCCGGCAACGGCCGCGCCCTCACCCGCACCGCGCTGCTGCGCGAGCCGGTGCCGGGCGACCTGGGCTGGGTGGTGCAGCAGCACGCCGAGCTGTACGCCCGGGAACACGGCTTCGACAGCCGCTTCGAGGGCCTGGTGGCCGGCATCGTGGCCGACCATGTGCGCCAGTTCCAGCCCGGCTTCGAGCGCTGCTGGATGGCCGAGCTGGACGGCCAGCGCGCGGGCTCGGTGTTCGTGGTGCGGCAGTCGGCGCACACGGCCCAGCTGCGCCTGCTGCTGCTGCGCCCCGAGGCCCGTGGCCTGGGCCTGGGCGGGCGGCTCACCGACGCCTGCATCGCCTTCGCCCGCCAGGCCGGCTACCGCGAGATGGTGCTGGGCACCCAGCGCAGCCTCGAGGCGGCGCGCGCCATCTACGCCAGCCGCGGTTTTGTCTGCGTGGCCAGCGAGCCGCACAGCGACTACGGCACGCCGCAGGTGGCCGAAACCTGGCGCCTGGCCCTGGCCTGA
- a CDS encoding cob(I)yrinic acid a,c-diamide adenosyltransferase — MANRLTQIATRTGDDGSTGLGDGSRVPKDHLRVMAMGDVDELNSSLGVLLAEPLPADVRELLVVIQHELFNLGGELSIPGYQLLKPEALLTLDNALETHNAALPRLAEFILPAGTRSAALAHVSRSIARRAERAVVALGAQETLNDAPRQYLNRLSDLMFVLARVLNRANLDGLGGDDVYWKSERLSRQQAD, encoded by the coding sequence ATGGCCAATCGCCTGACCCAGATCGCCACCCGCACCGGAGACGACGGCAGCACCGGCCTGGGTGACGGCAGCCGCGTGCCCAAGGACCACCTGCGCGTGATGGCCATGGGCGATGTGGACGAGCTCAATTCCAGCCTGGGCGTGCTGCTGGCCGAGCCGCTGCCGGCCGACGTGCGCGAGCTGCTGGTGGTGATCCAGCACGAGCTGTTCAACCTGGGCGGCGAGCTGTCGATCCCCGGCTACCAGCTGCTCAAGCCCGAGGCCCTGCTGACGCTGGACAACGCGCTGGAGACGCACAACGCCGCGCTGCCGCGGCTGGCCGAGTTCATCCTGCCGGCCGGCACGCGCAGCGCCGCGCTGGCGCACGTGAGCCGCAGCATCGCCCGCCGCGCCGAGCGTGCGGTGGTGGCGCTGGGCGCGCAGGAGACCCTCAACGACGCACCGCGCCAGTACCTCAACCGCCTCTCCGACCTGATGTTCGTGCTGGCGCGCGTGCTCAACCGCGCCAACCTCGACGGCCTGGGCGGTGACGACGTGTACTGGAAGAGCGAGCGTCTGAGCCGGCAGCAAGCCGACTGA
- a CDS encoding FAD-binding oxidoreductase: MNAPLTDAHLLNAPRRPLPEAALAALRARFAERCSTVAAVREQHGRDESPFPVTPPDAVVFCDSTDEVAAAVAIAAAHRVPVIAFGTGSSLEGHLLAVQGGISVDVSRMTQIVRLNPEDLTVTVQAGVTREQLNREIRDSGLFFPIDPGANASLGGMAATRASGTNAVRYGTMRENVLGLTVVTASGEVVRTGTRAKKSSAGYDLTRLFVGSEGTLGVITEVTLRLYPLPEAVSAAICHFASIDAAVNTTIQLTQMGVPIARCELLDVNAVRFVNAQSKLGLREQPMLLMEFHGSQHGVKEQAEVVQAIASELGGEDFEWASTPEERTRLWTARHKAYFAGMQAHPGCRTVTTDTCVPISRLAELLNVSVAEADASGLPYYIVGHVGDGNFHLAYLVKEGDAAQRALAERLSHQMVQRAIALEGTCTGEHGIGLHKMGFLVDEAGAGAVALMRSVKLALDPHNIMNPGKIFSLS, from the coding sequence ATGAACGCGCCGCTGACCGATGCCCACCTGCTGAACGCCCCGCGCCGCCCGCTGCCCGAGGCCGCGCTGGCCGCGCTGCGCGCGCGTTTTGCCGAGCGCTGCAGCACCGTGGCCGCGGTGCGCGAGCAGCATGGCCGCGACGAATCGCCGTTTCCGGTGACGCCGCCCGACGCGGTGGTGTTCTGCGACAGCACCGACGAGGTGGCCGCCGCGGTGGCCATTGCCGCCGCGCACCGCGTGCCGGTGATCGCGTTCGGCACCGGCAGCTCGCTCGAGGGCCACCTGCTGGCGGTGCAGGGCGGCATCAGCGTGGATGTGTCGCGCATGACCCAGATCGTGCGCCTGAACCCCGAAGACCTGACGGTCACCGTGCAGGCCGGCGTCACGCGCGAGCAGCTCAACCGCGAGATCCGCGATTCGGGCCTGTTCTTCCCGATCGACCCCGGCGCCAACGCCAGCCTGGGTGGCATGGCCGCCACCCGCGCCAGCGGCACCAACGCCGTGCGCTACGGCACCATGCGCGAGAACGTGCTGGGCCTGACCGTGGTCACGGCCAGCGGCGAGGTGGTGCGCACCGGCACGCGCGCCAAGAAAAGCAGCGCCGGCTACGACCTCACCCGCCTGTTCGTGGGCAGCGAGGGCACGCTGGGCGTGATCACCGAGGTGACGCTGCGCCTGTACCCGCTGCCCGAGGCGGTGAGCGCGGCGATCTGCCACTTCGCCAGCATCGACGCGGCGGTCAACACCACCATCCAGCTCACCCAGATGGGTGTGCCCATCGCGCGCTGCGAGCTGCTGGACGTGAACGCGGTGCGCTTCGTCAATGCGCAAAGCAAGCTGGGCCTGCGCGAGCAGCCGATGCTGCTGATGGAGTTTCACGGCAGCCAGCACGGCGTGAAGGAGCAGGCTGAAGTTGTGCAGGCCATCGCCAGCGAGCTGGGCGGCGAAGACTTTGAGTGGGCCAGCACGCCCGAAGAGCGCACCCGGCTGTGGACGGCGCGGCACAAGGCCTACTTTGCCGGCATGCAGGCCCACCCCGGCTGCCGCACCGTGACCACCGACACCTGCGTGCCGATCTCGCGCCTGGCCGAGCTGTTGAACGTCTCGGTGGCCGAGGCCGACGCCAGCGGCCTGCCGTACTACATCGTGGGCCATGTCGGCGACGGCAACTTCCACCTGGCCTATCTGGTGAAGGAAGGCGATGCCGCGCAGCGCGCGCTGGCCGAGCGCCTGAGCCACCAGATGGTGCAGCGCGCCATCGCGCTGGAAGGCACCTGCACCGGCGAGCACGGCATCGGCCTGCACAAGATGGGCTTTCTGGTCGACGAGGCCGGCGCCGGCGCGGTGGCCCTGATGCGCAGCGTGAAGCTGGCGCTCGACCCGCACAACATCATGAACCCCGGCAAGATCTTTTCGCTGAGCTGA
- a CDS encoding discoidin domain-containing protein: protein MFTPTLRAAALAACLLPGLAHAVASGPVTLTELPGVSATASSCYQSSDCAPGRWSAVNVFDHLAYAPGVGGNAWNAGTWASASAPAWVRVDLGRQALIERVSLRFTDNRGGWNGYTNVYELRGSADGQAWQLLGSGTLVDITGNADALTDTHQWAAGSQPLLRALEYRVVGGSHWAALDEMEVLGTPLSAVPEPGHAALLASGLGALAWLARRRGPRG, encoded by the coding sequence ATGTTCACCCCCACCCTGCGCGCCGCCGCGCTGGCCGCCTGCCTGCTGCCCGGCCTGGCGCACGCCGTGGCCAGCGGCCCCGTCACGCTGACCGAGCTGCCCGGCGTCAGCGCCACGGCCAGCAGCTGCTACCAGTCGAGCGATTGCGCGCCCGGCCGCTGGTCGGCCGTCAATGTGTTCGACCACCTGGCCTATGCGCCCGGCGTCGGCGGCAACGCCTGGAACGCTGGCACCTGGGCCAGCGCCAGCGCGCCAGCCTGGGTGCGGGTGGATCTGGGCCGCCAGGCGCTGATCGAGCGCGTGAGCCTGCGCTTCACCGACAACCGGGGCGGCTGGAACGGCTACACCAACGTGTACGAGCTGCGTGGCAGTGCCGACGGCCAGGCCTGGCAGCTGCTGGGCAGCGGCACGCTGGTCGACATCACCGGCAACGCCGACGCGCTGACCGATACCCACCAATGGGCCGCCGGCAGCCAGCCGCTGCTGCGGGCGCTGGAGTACCGCGTGGTGGGCGGCAGCCACTGGGCGGCGCTGGACGAGATGGAGGTGCTGGGCACGCCGCTCAGTGCGGTGCCCGAGCCCGGCCACGCCGCGCTGCTGGCCAGCGGCCTGGGCGCGCTGGCCTGGCTGGCGCGGCGCCGCGGCCCGCGCGGCTGA
- the tldD gene encoding metalloprotease TldD: protein MISREPTLERLATAQQLLIDPFGLDEAKIANALAVIGQHRVDDADLYFQITRHEGWSLEEGIVKSGSFGIDQGVGVRAVAGEKTAFAYSDDISEASLLDAARTVRSIAAAGQSKRIQVGRAAKVAASRALYPSTDPIGTLDSAQKVALLEKVERMARARDPRVVQVMAGVAAEYDVVLVARADGTRAADVRPLVRLSVTVIAESNGRREIGSGGGGGRYGLGYFQDELLTQYVDQAVNAALTNLESRPVPAGQMTVVLGPGWPGVLLHEAVGHGLEGDFNRKGSSAFSGKIGQRVAAKGVTVLDDGTIPDRRGSLNVDDEGHASQRNVLIEDGILKGYIQDSMNARLMGVKPTGNGRRESYAHVPMPRMTNTYMLAGDKTRDEIVASIKRGVYATNFGGGQVDITSGKFVFSASEAYWVENGKILYPVKGATIIGNGPDALTRVSMIGNDLQLDTGVGVCGKEGQSVPVGVGQPTLRIDGLTVGGTA, encoded by the coding sequence ATGATTTCGCGCGAACCCACCCTCGAGCGGCTAGCCACCGCGCAGCAACTGCTGATCGATCCCTTCGGCCTCGACGAGGCCAAGATCGCGAATGCGCTTGCAGTGATCGGCCAGCACCGTGTCGACGACGCGGATCTCTACTTCCAGATCACCCGCCACGAGGGCTGGAGCCTGGAAGAAGGCATCGTCAAGAGCGGCAGCTTCGGCATCGACCAGGGCGTGGGCGTGCGCGCCGTGGCCGGCGAAAAAACCGCCTTCGCCTACAGCGACGACATCTCCGAAGCCAGCCTGCTCGACGCCGCGCGCACCGTGCGCTCGATCGCCGCGGCCGGCCAGAGCAAGCGCATCCAGGTGGGCCGCGCCGCCAAGGTGGCCGCCAGCCGCGCGCTGTACCCCAGCACCGACCCGATCGGCACCCTCGACAGCGCGCAGAAGGTGGCCCTGCTCGAGAAGGTCGAGCGCATGGCCCGCGCGCGTGACCCGCGTGTGGTGCAGGTGATGGCTGGCGTGGCCGCCGAATACGACGTGGTGCTGGTGGCCCGCGCCGACGGCACCCGCGCCGCCGATGTGCGCCCGCTGGTGCGCCTGTCGGTCACGGTGATCGCCGAGAGCAACGGCCGCCGCGAGATCGGCTCGGGCGGCGGCGGTGGCCGCTACGGCCTGGGCTACTTCCAGGACGAGCTGCTGACCCAGTACGTCGACCAGGCCGTCAACGCCGCGCTCACCAACCTCGAGTCGCGCCCGGTGCCGGCCGGCCAGATGACCGTGGTGCTGGGCCCGGGCTGGCCCGGCGTGCTGCTGCACGAGGCCGTGGGCCATGGCCTGGAAGGCGACTTCAACCGCAAGGGCAGCAGCGCCTTCAGCGGCAAGATCGGCCAGCGCGTGGCGGCCAAGGGCGTGACGGTGCTCGACGACGGCACCATCCCCGACCGCCGCGGCAGCCTCAATGTGGATGACGAAGGCCATGCCAGCCAGCGCAATGTGCTGATCGAGGACGGCATCCTCAAGGGCTACATCCAGGACAGCATGAACGCCCGCCTGATGGGCGTGAAGCCCACCGGCAACGGCCGCCGCGAGAGCTACGCCCATGTGCCGATGCCGCGCATGACCAACACCTACATGCTGGCCGGCGACAAGACCAGGGACGAGATCGTCGCCAGCATCAAGCGCGGCGTCTACGCCACCAACTTCGGCGGCGGCCAGGTCGACATCACCAGCGGCAAGTTCGTGTTCTCGGCCAGCGAGGCCTACTGGGTGGAGAACGGCAAGATCCTCTACCCCGTGAAGGGCGCGACCATCATCGGCAACGGCCCCGACGCGCTCACGCGCGTGAGCATGATCGGCAACGACCTGCAGCTCGACACCGGCGTGGGCGTGTGCGGCAAAGAGGGCCAGAGCGTGCCGGTGGGCGTGGGCCAGCCGACGCTGCGCATCGACGGCCTCACCGTGGGCGGCACAGCGTGA
- a CDS encoding ECF-type sigma factor encodes MSLEAAPEFEAGEVTRWLSGLASATDRATGDQLFALLYGELRRIARNHLRREAPGHTLSATALAHEAWFRMAEQTRTQWKNRSHFLAVASTMMRRILVNHETARRAAKRDAELVAITLSGLAQIGVAPDRDMLAVHEALLAFEAIDPRAARVVELRFFGGLENEEVATVLGISLATVKRDWTLARAWLHRELGGSTA; translated from the coding sequence ATGTCGTTGGAAGCAGCACCTGAATTCGAGGCCGGCGAGGTCACCCGCTGGCTCAGCGGGCTGGCCTCGGCCACCGACCGCGCCACCGGCGACCAGCTGTTCGCGCTGCTGTACGGCGAATTGCGGCGCATTGCGCGCAACCACCTGCGGCGCGAGGCGCCCGGCCACACGCTGAGCGCCACCGCGCTGGCGCACGAGGCCTGGTTCCGCATGGCCGAGCAGACCCGCACGCAGTGGAAGAACCGCAGCCACTTCCTGGCCGTGGCCTCGACGATGATGCGGCGCATCCTGGTCAACCACGAGACGGCGCGGCGCGCCGCCAAGCGCGATGCCGAGCTGGTGGCCATCACGCTGTCGGGGCTGGCGCAGATCGGCGTGGCGCCCGACCGCGACATGCTGGCCGTGCACGAGGCCCTGCTGGCCTTCGAGGCCATCGACCCGCGCGCGGCCCGGGTGGTGGAGCTGCGCTTTTTTGGCGGCCTCGAGAACGAGGAGGTGGCCACGGTGCTGGGCATCTCGCTGGCCACCGTCAAGCGCGACTGGACGCTGGCCCGCGCCTGGCTGCACCGCGAGCTGGGCGGCAGCACGGCCTGA